A genomic window from Aythya fuligula isolate bAytFul2 chromosome 15, bAytFul2.pri, whole genome shotgun sequence includes:
- the TEKT4 gene encoding tektin-4 isoform X2, with product MQASNQMRLNRDHKEICEMDWSDKVETYNIDDKCGRYNNQSTNIQFHPSSVKFEESASTPETWAKFSHDNIYKAEREKQASVNLRALIDNILHDVSEDLRMQCAAVNEAFAKHLEELDDTKHKLEHHLKKTLKEIGDQEANIAALKQAIKDKEAPMKVAQTRLYDRSFRPNVELCRDAAQFRLINEVEELTESIESLKKKLLEAEQSLRNLEDTRMNLEKEIAVKTNSIFIDRQKCLAHRTRYPSTLKLAGYQ from the exons ATGCAAGCTAGTAACCAGATGCG ATTAAATCGAGACCACAAAGAGATTTGTGAGATGGACTGGTCAGACAAAGTTGAAACGTACAACATTGATGATAAATGTGGAAGATACAATAACCAGAGCACCAACATCCAGTTTCATCCTAGCTCGGTGAAGTTTGAAGAGAG tgCATCAACACCAGAGACATGGGCCAAGTTCAGTCACGACAACATCTATAAGGCAGAACGAGAAAAACAAGCTTCAGTTAATCTTCGTGCTTTAATTGATAATATTCTTCATGACGTATCTGAGGACCTGAGGATGCAGTGTGCTGCTGTTAATGAGGCTTTTGCCAAACATCTTGAGGAGCTAGATGATACAAAACATAAACTAGAGCATCATTTGAAAAAA ACCCTCAAGGAGATTGGAGATCAAGAAGCTAACATTGCTGCTCTCAAGCAAGCTATCAAAGACAAAGAAGCCCCAATGAAAGTTGCCCAAACGAGGCTGTATGACAGATCTTTTAGGCCCAATGTTGAGCTCTGCAGAGATGCAGCACAATTCAG GTTGATCAATGAAGTTGAAGAACTAACGGAGTCCATTgaatctctgaagaaaaaactgCTAGAAGCTGAACAGTCTCTGAGGAACCTGGAAGACACACGGatgaatttagaaaaagaaatagctgtgaaaacaaatagtatttttattgaTAGGCAAAAGTGCCTGGCTCATCGCACACGCTACCCTTCTACTCTTAAATTAGCAGGTTACCAGTAG
- the TEKT4 gene encoding tektin-4 isoform X1, which yields MCDNNDGLFRLNRDHKEICEMDWSDKVETYNIDDKCGRYNNQSTNIQFHPSSVKFEESASTPETWAKFSHDNIYKAEREKQASVNLRALIDNILHDVSEDLRMQCAAVNEAFAKHLEELDDTKHKLEHHLKKTLKEIGDQEANIAALKQAIKDKEAPMKVAQTRLYDRSFRPNVELCRDAAQFRLINEVEELTESIESLKKKLLEAEQSLRNLEDTRMNLEKEIAVKTNSIFIDRQKCLAHRTRYPSTLKLAGYQ from the exons ATGTGTGATAATAATGATGGCCTTTTCAGATTAAATCGAGACCACAAAGAGATTTGTGAGATGGACTGGTCAGACAAAGTTGAAACGTACAACATTGATGATAAATGTGGAAGATACAATAACCAGAGCACCAACATCCAGTTTCATCCTAGCTCGGTGAAGTTTGAAGAGAG tgCATCAACACCAGAGACATGGGCCAAGTTCAGTCACGACAACATCTATAAGGCAGAACGAGAAAAACAAGCTTCAGTTAATCTTCGTGCTTTAATTGATAATATTCTTCATGACGTATCTGAGGACCTGAGGATGCAGTGTGCTGCTGTTAATGAGGCTTTTGCCAAACATCTTGAGGAGCTAGATGATACAAAACATAAACTAGAGCATCATTTGAAAAAA ACCCTCAAGGAGATTGGAGATCAAGAAGCTAACATTGCTGCTCTCAAGCAAGCTATCAAAGACAAAGAAGCCCCAATGAAAGTTGCCCAAACGAGGCTGTATGACAGATCTTTTAGGCCCAATGTTGAGCTCTGCAGAGATGCAGCACAATTCAG GTTGATCAATGAAGTTGAAGAACTAACGGAGTCCATTgaatctctgaagaaaaaactgCTAGAAGCTGAACAGTCTCTGAGGAACCTGGAAGACACACGGatgaatttagaaaaagaaatagctgtgaaaacaaatagtatttttattgaTAGGCAAAAGTGCCTGGCTCATCGCACACGCTACCCTTCTACTCTTAAATTAGCAGGTTACCAGTAG